A window of the Callospermophilus lateralis isolate mCalLat2 chromosome 7, mCalLat2.hap1, whole genome shotgun sequence genome harbors these coding sequences:
- the Sf3b4 gene encoding splicing factor 3B subunit 4 has product MAAGPISERNQDATVYVGGLDEKVSEPLLWELFLQAGPVVNTHMPKDRVTGQHQGYGFVEFLSEEDADYAIKIMNMIKLYGKPIRVNKASAHNKNLDVGANIFIGNLDPEIDEKLLYDTFSAFGVILQTPKIMRDPDTGNSKGYAFINFASFDASDAAIEAMNGQYLCNRPITVSYAFKKDSKGERHGSAAERLLAAQNPLSQADRPHQLFADAPPPPSAPNPVVSSLGSGLPPPGMPPPGSFPPPVPPPGALPPGIPPAMPPPPMPPGAGGHGPPSAGTPGAGHPGHGHSHPHPFPPGGMPHPGMSQMQLAHHGPHGLGHPHAGPPGSGGQPPPRPPPGMPHPGPPPMGMPPRGPPFGSPMGHPGPMPPHGMRGPPPLMPPHGYTGPPRPPPYGYQRGPLPPPRPTPRPPVPPRGPLRGPLPQ; this is encoded by the exons ATGGCTGCGGGGCCGATATCCGAACGGAACCAGG ATGCCACTGTGTACGTGGGGGGCCTAGATGAGAAGGTTAGTGAACCACTGCTCTGGGAACTCTTTCTCCAGGCAGGGCCAGTGGTCAACACCCACATGCCAAAGGATAGAGTCACTGGCCAGCACCAAG GTTATGGCTTTGTTGAATTCTTGAGTGAGGAAGATGCTGACTATGCCATTAAGATCATGAACATGATCAAACTCTATGGAAAGCCAATACGTGTAAACAAGGCATCTGCTCACAACAAAAACCTGGATGTAGGGGCCAACATTTTCATTGGGAACCTGGACCCAGAGATTGATGAGAAGCTGCTCTATGATACTTTTAGCGCCTTTGGGGTCATCTTACAAACACCTAAAATTATGCGGGACCCTGATACAGGCAATTCCAAAGGTTATGCCTTTATTAATTTTGCTTCGTTTGATGCTTCGGATGCAGCAATTGAGGCCATGAATGGGCAGTACCTCTGTAACCGCCCTATCACTGTATCTTATGCGTTCAAGAAGGACTCTAAGGGTGAGCGTCATGGCTCAGCAGCTGAACGACTTCTAGCAGCCCAGAACCCTCTCTCCCAGGCTGACCGTCCTCATCAGCTGTTCGCAGATGCACCCCCTCCACCTTCCGCCCCCAACCCTGTGGTGTCATCACTGGGATCTGGGCTTCCTCCACCAG GCATGCCTCCTCCTGGCTCCTTCCCAcctccagtgccacctcctgGAGCCCTCCCACCTGGGATACCTCCTGCCATGCCCCCACCACCTATGCCGCCTGGGGCTGGAGGACATGGCCCTCCATCAGCAGGAACCCCAGGGGCTGGACATCCTGGTCATGGACATTCTCATCCTCACCCGTTCCCACCAGGTGGGATGCCCCATCCAG GAATGTCTCAGATGCAGCTGGCCCACCATGGCCCTCATGGCTTAGGACACCCACATGCTGGACCTCCAGGCTCTGGGGGGCAGCCACCACCGCGACCACCTCCTGGAATGCCTCATCCTGGACCTCCTCCAATGGGCATGCCCCCCCGAGGACCTCCGTTTGGCTCTCCCATGG GTCACCCAGGTCCTATGCCTCCACATGGTATGCGTGGGCCTCCTCCACTGATGCCACCTCATGGATACACTGGTCCTCCACGACCCCCACCCTATGGCTACCAACGGGggcccctccccccacccagaCCCACGCCCCGGCCTCCAGTTCCCCCTCGTGGCCCACttcgaggccctctccctcagtaa
- the Mtmr11 gene encoding LOW QUALITY PROTEIN: myotubularin-related protein 11 (The sequence of the model RefSeq protein was modified relative to this genomic sequence to represent the inferred CDS: deleted 1 base in 1 codon): MWWGGRGQSFNIAPQKEEPEMRLGPKSVQGNRMPEPRSRQLGSCLASGCLPGEQILAWAPGLRKGLEPELSGTLICTNFRVTFQPYGWQRSQDTPLSSEYDFALINIGRLEAVSGLSRVQLLRPGSQLKFIPEEILIHGQDFRLLRVGFEAGGLEPQAFQVTMAIVQARAQSSHTQQCAEAALSKAGQGSGSRKPPIPLLETYEDWEIERKNQGAKGWRVSTVNERFDVATSLPRYFWVPSRILDSEVRRAFGHFRQGRGPRLSWHHPGGSDLLRCGGFYTASDPNKEDIRAVESMLQAGHSDVVLVDTMDELPSLADIQLAHMKLRALCLPDSSVAEDKWLSALEGTRWLDYVRSCLRKASDISVLVTSRVRSVVLQERSDRDLNGLLSSLVQLLSAPEARTLFGFQSLVQREWVAAGHPFLTRLRGTGATEEAPVFLLFLDCVWQLLQQFPAEFEFSEFFLLALHDSVRVPDTLTFLRNTPWERGKQSGQFNSFTQVYTPGYSQPPNGNSVNGQLSVWDWNLRYSNEQILQFHNPGYDLEHCPDSWFPRQQSNFMVPGLPSSVWLFSRGALTPLNQLCPWRDTPSLLAVSSRWLPRPAISSESLADQEWGLPSHWGACPLPPGLLLPGCLGPQIRLWRRCYLRGRPEVQLGLLAPTISGLQSELSCLQELLRKWTPRISPEDHSKKREPNTILLNPVEIASILKGKAERDLKEGGL, encoded by the exons ATGTGGTGGGGGGGTCGGGGCCAGAGTTTCAACATTGCCCCCCAGAAGGAGGAGCCAGAGATGAGG TTGGGACCAAAGTCTGTCCAGGGAAACAGGATGCCTGAGCCCAGGAGTCGTCAGCTTGGCAGTTGCCTGGCCTCTGGATGCCTCCCAG GGGAGCAGATCCTAGCATGGGCCCCAGGACTGAGGAAAGGGCTAGAACCTGAATTGTCTGGAACCCTGATCTGTACTAACTTTAGGGTCACCTTCCAGCCCTATGGATGGCAGCGGAGTCAG GATACGCCCCTGAGCAGTGAATATGATTTTGCCCTGATCAACATTGGGAGATTAGAGGCTG TGAGTGGCTTGTCCCGAGTTCAGCTCCTCCGTCCAGGATCCCAGCTTAAATTTATCCCTGAGGAGATTCTGATTCATGGCCAAGACTTCCGGCTGCTCAGAGTTGGTTTTGAGGCTGGAGGACTAGAGCCTCAAGCCTTTCAG GTGACCATGGCCATTGTTCAAGCCAGAGCTCAGAGCAGTCACACCCAGCAGTGTGCAGAAGCAGCCCTGAGCAAGGCTG GCCAGGGTTCTGGCTCCAGGAAACCACCTATTCCTCTCTTGGAGACATATGAAGACTGGGAGATTGAGCGGAAGAATCAGGGAGCAAAAGGCTGGAGGGTTAGCACTGTCAATGAGAGGTTCGACGTAGCTACCAG CCTCCCCCGTTACTTCTGGGTCCCCAGCCGAATTCTGGACAGTGAGGTCAGGAGAGCATTTGGACACTTCCGTCAGGGCCGTGGACCG CGCCTGTCCTGGCATCACCCTGGGGGTAGTGATCTTCTCCGCTGTGGAGGCTTCTATACAGCAAGTGACCCTAACAAGGAGGATATCAG AGCAGTGGAGTCCATGCTCCAGGCTGGGCATTCTGACGTCGTCCTGGTAGACACTATGGATGAGCTGCCTAGTCTTGCAGATATCCAACTTGCCCACATGAAGCTGAGGGCCCTGTGCCTGCCTG ACTCATCTGTAGCTGAGGACAAATGGCTCTCAGCCTTGGAAGGAACTCGATGGTTGGACTATGTCAG GTCTTGTCTTCGAAAGGCCAGTGACATCTCAGTTTTAGTGACATCCAGGGTTCGTTCTGTAGTACTTCAAG AGCGCAGTGATCGTGATCTCAATGGCCTCCTCTCTTCACTCGTCCAGCTGCTTTCAGCCCCTGAAGCCCGAACACTGTTTGGCTTCCAGTCACTAGTGCAGCGAGAGTGGGTGGCAGCAGGACACCCCTTCCTGACCCGGCTTAGGGGAACTGGGGCTACTGAAGAG GCCCCAGTATTTCTCCTCTTCCTTGATTGTGTCTGGCAGCTCCTCCAGCAGTTTCCAGCTGAGTTTGAATTCTCTGAGTTTTTTCTTCTTGCGCTTCATGACAGCGTCAGGGTTCCGGACACTCTTACATTCCTGAGAAATACCCCTTGGGAACGTGGAAAGCAGAGTGGACAG TTCAATTCTTTTACTCAAGTTTATACTCCAGGATACTCCCAGCCCCCAAATGGGAACTCTGTTAATGGGCAGCTGTCTGTCTGGGACTGGAATTTACGCTACAGCAATGAACAAATATTACAATTTCATAATCCtggctatgacctggagcactgcCCAGATTCCTGGTTCCCTCGACAGCAG TCGAACTTCATGGTTCCTGGCCTCCCCAGTTCTGTGTGGCTCTTCTCTAGAGGGGCTCTGACACCCTTGAATCAGCTCTGTCCTTGGCGAGATACTCCCTCCTTACTGGCAGTCTCTTCTCGTTGGCTCCCTCGACCTGCTATCTCCTCTGAAAGCCTGGCTGACCAGGAGTGGGGGCTCCCCTCACATTGGGGAGCTTGCCCTTTACCTCCAGGGCTACTGCTGCCTGGATGTCTGGGACCACAGATCAGGCTCTGGAGACGCTGCTACCTAAGGGGAAGGCCTGAGGTCCAG CTGGGCCTCTTAGCTCCCACAATCTCTGGTCTCCAGAGTGAGCTATCCTGTCTTCAGGAGCTATTAAGAAAATGGACACCAAGAATATCTCCTGAGGATCATTCCAAGAAAAGAGAGCCAAACACCATTCTC CTCAATCCCGTTGAAATTGCTAGCATTCTTAAAGGCAAGGCAGAGAGGGATCTGAAAGAAGGAGGGCTCTAA
- the Otud7b gene encoding OTU domain-containing protein 7B isoform X2: MLGTCPYPSVKGIVAPRPLKRGILIESPLALYDPSYSGRMTSFKLPDLTVYNEDFRSFIERDLIEQSMLVALEQAGRLNWWVSVDPTCQRLLPLATTGDGNCLLHAASLGMWGFHDRDLMLRKALYALMEKGVEKEALKRRWRWQQTQQNKESGLVYTEDEWQKEWNELIKLASSEPRMHLGTSGANGGGVESSEEPVYESLEEFHVFVLAHVLRRPIVVVADTMLRDSGGEAFAPIPFGGIYLPLEVPASQCHRSPLVLAYDQAHFSALVSMEQKENAKEQAVIPLTDSEHKLLPLHFAVDPGKGWEWGKDDNDNVRLASVILSLEVKLHLLHSYMNVKWIPLSSDAQAPLAQPESPTASAGDEPRSTPESGESDKESVGSSSTSNEGSRRKEKSKRDREKDKKRADSVANKLGSFGKTLGSKLKKNMGGLMHSKGSKPGEVGTGSGVSSGTETLEKKKKNSLKSWKGVKEEVVGDGPVSEKPTSESVGNGGSKYSQEVMQSLSIMRIAMQGEGKFIFVGTLKMGHRHQYQEEMIQRYLSDAEERFLAEQKQKEAERKIMNGGVGSGPPPAKKPEPDGGDEQLTAPRAESKALAYSTGYPGGFTIPRPSGGGVHCQEPRRQLAGGPCGGGLPPYATFPRQCPPGRPYSHQDSIPSLEPGSHSKDGVHRGALLPPHFRVADSYSNGYREPPEPDGWAGGPRGLPPTQTKCKQPNCSFYGHPETNNFCSCCYREELRRREREPGGELLVHRF, translated from the exons CTTCCAGATCTCACTGTGTACAATGAAGACTTCCGCAGCTTCATAGAGAGAGACCTCATTGAGCAGTCCATGCTGGTTGCCTTGGAACAGGCAG GGCGTTTGAATTGGTGGGTTAGTGTGGACCCCACCTGTCAGAGGCTGCTTCCTTTGGCAACTACTGGAGATGGAAACTGCCTTCTGCATGCAGCCTCTCTTG GGATGTGGGGTTTCCATGATCGGGACTTGATGCTGAGGAAAGCTCTGTATGCACTGATGGAGAAGGGAGTCGAGAAGGAAGCACTGAAAAGGCGCTGGAGGTGGCAGCAAACCCAGCAGAACAAGGAG TCAGGGCTGGTATATACAGAGGATGAATGGCAGAAGGAATGGAATGAACTGATCAAACTTGCCTCAAGTGAACCCCGAATGCATCTAGGTACCAGTGGAGCCAATGGTGGTGG GGTGGAAAGTTCAGAGGAGCCTGTCTATGAGAGCCTAGAAGAGTTCCATGTCTTTGTCCTTGCTCATGTGCTTAGGAGGCCCATCGTCGTCGTGGCAGACACCATGCTGAGGGACTCTGGAGGAGAAG CATTTGCCCCTATTCCCTTTGGGGGAATCTATCTGCCCTTGGAGGTCCCAGCCAGCCAGTGTCACCGATCTCCTTTGGTGCTCGCCTATGATCAGGCCCACTTTTCTGCACTTGTGTCCATGGAGCAGAAGGAGAATGCCAAGGAACAAG CTGTGATCCCACTTACAGATTCAGAGCATAAGCTGTTGCCCTTGCACTTTGCTGTGGACCCAGGAAAGGGCTGGGAGTGGGGCAAAGATGACAATGACAATGTTCGATTGGCCAG TGTAATTCTGTCCCTAGAGGTTAAATTGCATTTGCTGCATAGCTACATGAATGTGAAGTGGATCCCATTGTCTTCTGATGCACAG GCTCCTCTGGCCCAACCTGAGTCTCCCACAGCCTCAGCTGGAGATGAGCCCCGATCCACTCCTGAATCTGGGGAATCAGACAAGGAGTCAGTTGGCAGTAGTTCTACCAGCAATGAAGGCAGCCGGCGGAAGGAGAAGTCAAAGCGAGATCGggagaaagacaagaaaagaGCAGATTCTGTGGCTAACAAACTGGGCAGCTTTGGCAAAACCTTGGGCAGCAAGCTCAAGAAGAACATGGGAGGCCTGATGCACAGCAAGGGCTCTAAGCCTGGAGAGGTGGGAACCGGGTCGGGGGTAAGCAGTGGCACTGAGACactggagaagaagaagaaaaactcaCTGAAGAGCTGGAAAGGTGTCAAAGAGGAGGTAGTGGGGGATGGACCTGTATCTGAGAAGCCCACATCTGAGTCTGTTGGTAATGGAGGGAGCAAGTATAGCCAGGAGGTGATGCAAAGCCTGAGCATTATGAGGATTGCCATGCAAGGGGAGgggaaatttatttttgttggaACCCTGAAGATGGGTCACCGTCACCAATATCAGGAGGAGATGATCCAGCGCTACCTATCTGATGCTGAGGAGAGATTCCTGGCAGAGCAGAAacagaaggaggcagagaggaagatCATGAATGGAGGGGTAGGGAGTGGGCCTCCCCCGGCCAAAAAGCCAGAGCCAGATGGCGGGGATGAACAGCTGACTGCCCCCCGAGCAGAGTCCAAGGCACTGGCATACTCTACTGGCTATCCTGGGGGCTTTACTATCCCTCGGCCTTCTGGGGGTGGAGTGCACTGCCAGGAACCCCGAAGGCAGTTGGCAGGGGGTCCTTGTGGGGGGGGCCTGCCACCATATGCGACCTTTCCCAGACAGTGCCCTCCCGGGCGACCCTACTCCCACCAGGACAGCATCCCTTCTCTGGAGCCAGGCAGTCACTCCAAGGATGGAGTTCACAGGGGTGCATTGTTACCACCCCACTTTCGCGTGGCTGATTCCTATAGCAACGGCTATAGAGAACCCCCTGAGCCAGATGGATGGGCTGGAGGCCCCCGGGGGCTTCCCCCAACCCAGACCAAATGCAAACAACCGAACTGCAGCTTTTATGGACACCCTGAGACAAACAACTTCTGCTCTTGCTGTTACAGGGAAGAACTGAGGAGGCGGGAACGTGAGCCGGGTGGGGAGCTGCTGGTGCACAGGTTCTGA